A single Anatilimnocola floriformis DNA region contains:
- a CDS encoding DNA-directed RNA polymerase subunit alpha C-terminal domain-containing protein, with protein sequence MSRTRIPLSRQDEQARQQKERLEMSTAEIGLSVRTTNCLEERGIFTVRDLLNSTPSQLLSIANFGEKTLEEVYKSLEKFGFFRASRAQLAVR encoded by the coding sequence ATGAGCCGTACCCGCATTCCGCTCAGCCGCCAAGACGAACAAGCTCGCCAACAAAAGGAACGGTTGGAAATGAGCACGGCCGAAATCGGCCTCTCGGTCCGCACCACCAACTGCCTGGAAGAGCGCGGCATCTTCACTGTCCGCGACCTGCTCAACAGCACCCCGTCGCAGCTCCTCAGCATCGCCAACTTCGGCGAGAAGACGCTTGAGGAAGTTTATAAGTCGCTGGAGAAGTTCGGCTTCTTCCGTGCGTCGCGCGCCCAATTGGCCGTTCGCTAG